The proteins below come from a single Microbulbifer sp. Q7 genomic window:
- a CDS encoding TonB-dependent receptor, translating into MRYLKTSLALSILAASTTTLGAEDRQERLIEEEVVVTASRTEKPLSAIPNTVTLIDRQELASQMAATSDLSSILGNLIPSFSPSRQKMTNTGESLRGRKPLYLIDGVPQSNPLRSGGRDGHTIDPLVLERVEVIHGANAIHGMGASGGIINLVTRTPSDQFQQSLRVETALQAEDISESGGYNGSYSVSGKIDAVDVLASLTYRNSGVGYDANGDIVGFDNTQGDTMDSETSNAFIKTGYRWDDQRVQLTVNRYLVEGNNNWTSVDGDISEGIPTTAVKAPVPGDAPSNEVTTINLQYSHDSLLGHKLRAQVFSQDFAGTYGGGTYATFQDPAFGEDIFDQSQNNSEKRGLKLTLIKEDIAGSAISLAYGADLLQDETWQQLIQTGRAWVPPTQYKSAAPYAQAEFSGIDQVTITAGVRHERSKLKVDDFTTLASYGSQFVAGGNPDFTETLGNIGATYAITSGLRVYANYSEGFSMPDVGRVLRGINQPGQSVESFLELKPILTQNRELGLDVISDQFGAQLALYSSDSDFGQRLALGSDGIYSVKREKTDIEGAEFRGQWFASDSDTLEVRYAYTRGRYDSDQDGKVDTDLDGANIAPNRFNLSWARNWSEDFSTRLQASWLLDRDFENSAGEVTREFDGYAIFDASAQLKALGGEFALGLQNLTNEDYFTYYSQTAGNDGRNFKGLGRSVSLSYSTMF; encoded by the coding sequence ATGCGCTACCTGAAGACTTCACTCGCCCTTTCTATTCTCGCTGCCAGTACAACCACTCTCGGGGCAGAAGACCGCCAGGAGCGGCTTATTGAAGAGGAAGTTGTGGTGACCGCAAGCCGCACAGAGAAGCCCCTCAGCGCCATTCCCAATACCGTTACCCTGATCGACCGACAGGAGCTGGCCAGCCAGATGGCCGCCACCAGCGACCTGTCGAGCATCCTCGGCAATCTGATTCCGAGTTTCTCACCAAGCCGGCAGAAAATGACCAACACCGGCGAGAGCCTGCGCGGCCGCAAGCCGTTGTATCTGATCGACGGCGTGCCGCAGTCCAACCCGTTGCGCAGTGGCGGCCGCGATGGCCACACCATTGATCCGCTGGTGCTGGAACGCGTGGAAGTCATTCACGGCGCCAACGCCATCCACGGGATGGGCGCCTCCGGCGGCATCATTAACCTGGTCACCCGCACCCCCAGCGACCAGTTCCAACAGAGCCTGCGCGTTGAAACCGCGCTGCAGGCCGAGGATATAAGTGAGTCCGGGGGCTACAACGGCAGCTACAGCGTCTCCGGCAAGATCGACGCGGTGGATGTGCTGGCCAGCCTCACCTACCGCAACAGCGGTGTGGGCTACGACGCCAACGGGGACATTGTGGGTTTCGACAACACCCAGGGTGACACCATGGACAGCGAAACCAGCAATGCCTTTATCAAGACCGGCTACCGCTGGGATGACCAGCGTGTACAGCTGACCGTGAACCGCTATCTGGTTGAGGGCAATAATAACTGGACCAGTGTGGATGGCGATATCAGCGAAGGCATCCCCACCACCGCCGTGAAGGCTCCGGTCCCGGGAGATGCACCGTCCAACGAAGTCACCACCATCAATCTCCAGTACAGCCATGACAGCCTACTGGGACACAAGCTGCGCGCGCAGGTATTTTCACAGGACTTTGCCGGCACTTACGGTGGCGGCACCTATGCCACCTTTCAGGACCCGGCATTCGGCGAAGATATTTTCGACCAATCCCAGAACAACTCGGAAAAGCGCGGTCTGAAGCTGACCCTGATCAAAGAAGATATCGCCGGCAGTGCGATCAGCCTCGCCTACGGCGCCGACCTGCTGCAAGACGAAACCTGGCAGCAGCTGATTCAAACCGGCCGCGCCTGGGTGCCGCCCACCCAGTACAAAAGTGCCGCGCCCTATGCGCAGGCGGAGTTCAGCGGCATCGACCAGGTCACCATCACCGCCGGTGTACGCCACGAGCGCTCCAAGCTGAAAGTGGACGACTTCACCACCCTGGCGTCTTACGGCAGCCAGTTTGTCGCGGGCGGCAACCCGGATTTTACTGAGACCCTCGGGAATATCGGGGCCACCTACGCCATAACCAGTGGCCTGCGGGTTTACGCCAACTACTCCGAAGGCTTCTCCATGCCTGACGTGGGGCGCGTGCTGCGTGGAATTAACCAGCCCGGCCAGAGCGTGGAGAGTTTCCTCGAGCTGAAGCCAATCCTTACCCAGAACCGCGAGCTGGGCCTCGACGTTATTAGCGACCAATTCGGCGCACAACTTGCGCTGTATTCCTCGGATTCCGACTTCGGGCAGCGGCTGGCACTGGGCAGCGACGGGATCTACAGCGTCAAGCGCGAGAAGACCGACATCGAGGGTGCCGAGTTCCGCGGCCAATGGTTTGCCAGTGATAGCGACACCCTGGAAGTGCGCTACGCCTACACCCGGGGCCGCTACGATTCCGACCAGGATGGCAAGGTGGATACCGACCTGGACGGTGCCAATATCGCCCCCAACCGATTCAACCTGAGCTGGGCGCGCAACTGGAGCGAAGACTTCAGCACCCGCCTGCAGGCTAGCTGGCTGCTGGATCGGGATTTTGAAAACAGCGCGGGTGAGGTCACCAGAGAATTCGACGGCTACGCCATCTTCGATGCCAGCGCACAGCTGAAAGCCCTGGGCGGCGAATTCGCACTGGGCCTGCAGAACCTGACCAATGAAGACTACTTCACCTACTACTCGCAGACCGCGGGGAATGACGGGCGCAACTTCAAGGGACTGGGGCGCAGTGTGAGCCTGTCTTACTCGACCATGTTCTAA
- a CDS encoding PepSY domain-containing protein, which translates to MRKTLFILHKYAGLALGLLLSVIGLTGSLLVFDHALDEILTPQTVAFQPTTNPASYADILAVAQAAVPGNPAPSRLMTQRQPGSPHVVRFPAPEGAPGPIEVAVSPGDAEVLAVRGWGTPEYTMSWLYRLHYTLLAGKNGKTVVGFMGLLLMGFCITGAVLWWPKKSKTHKRKWKRAFAISRNGNRFRFYLDVHKVFGIYFLPLLLMISFSGVSMVFPTQVETVVGSLFEMEPRPALPSSDANSGKPITPDQAAAIAQAAFPGGALKRIYLPRDESDSYGLSFRAAEEVWTNYGASFARVDQYSGEILMSQNATELSLGNQILRWQFPLHNGDALGIVGRWLVLLAGLVPALLFATGAYLWWRKRQLQSRAQQHRAIAPETSNGLPTEA; encoded by the coding sequence ATGCGCAAAACGTTGTTTATCCTGCACAAATACGCGGGCCTGGCCCTTGGTCTTCTGCTTTCCGTGATCGGACTCACTGGCAGCCTGCTGGTGTTCGACCACGCGCTGGATGAAATCCTCACGCCGCAGACCGTAGCCTTTCAACCGACGACAAACCCGGCCAGCTATGCGGACATACTGGCCGTGGCGCAGGCCGCGGTACCGGGCAACCCCGCGCCCTCCCGCCTGATGACCCAGCGCCAGCCAGGCAGCCCCCATGTGGTCCGTTTTCCCGCGCCCGAGGGAGCCCCCGGCCCCATAGAGGTGGCGGTATCACCGGGCGACGCGGAAGTACTTGCGGTACGGGGTTGGGGCACGCCGGAATACACCATGAGCTGGCTGTACCGCCTGCACTACACCCTGCTGGCGGGTAAGAACGGCAAGACCGTGGTGGGCTTTATGGGCCTGCTGCTGATGGGGTTCTGTATCACCGGTGCGGTGTTGTGGTGGCCGAAAAAGAGTAAAACCCACAAACGGAAATGGAAACGCGCTTTTGCCATTTCCCGCAACGGCAACCGCTTCCGTTTTTACCTGGATGTGCACAAGGTATTCGGTATCTATTTCCTGCCGCTACTGCTGATGATCAGCTTTTCCGGTGTGAGCATGGTGTTTCCCACACAGGTGGAAACGGTCGTCGGCAGCCTGTTCGAGATGGAGCCCCGCCCTGCCCTGCCCAGTTCCGATGCCAACAGCGGAAAACCCATCACCCCGGATCAGGCGGCCGCCATTGCTCAGGCGGCGTTTCCCGGTGGTGCGCTGAAGCGTATCTATCTACCGCGCGATGAAAGCGACAGCTACGGCCTGAGTTTCCGCGCAGCAGAAGAAGTGTGGACAAATTACGGCGCAAGCTTTGCGCGGGTGGACCAGTACAGCGGCGAAATACTCATGTCACAAAACGCCACAGAGCTTTCGCTGGGTAACCAAATCCTGCGCTGGCAGTTTCCACTGCACAACGGCGACGCACTGGGGATAGTGGGACGCTGGCTGGTACTGCTGGCCGGCCTGGTACCCGCCCTGCTGTTCGCAACCGGCGCTTACCTGTGGTGGCGCAAGCGGCAGCTCCAGTCGCGCGCTCAGCAACACCGGGCCATTGCACCAGAGACATCCAACGGCCTGCCCACAGAGGCCTGA
- a CDS encoding OmpA family protein — protein MSRPSQLRLAICMAALASSVVLAQSQEERAEEHPAETAWWQKIPGLAPQVESPADYTDKPLGSNTETTLIPAAGQLWVQDAEAFIDPEQPVLESDVLPPLLYQTLEDEVDPELVAQLQEKLAALQDAHELQLIFIGHTDSDPLADDPREAVADKTAFTEARAQYVAEFFQTALELPEAAVLFEGRGDSEPLTENITQQGRTLNRRVEVKLRYFELDQLAREAQRRAEAAQLNRVQVCRQETVCQLRYTAGADKRARLKNLVSPLRLQPGQVDLPAAFVRRVQEVRNTLLEKPNLTIHFVGHTDGKPLPEGPAELYDDQMALSRAEARRVALAVADQLNLPGYMVTSSGKGASQPIAANDTAKGRSLNRRVEVEFWYDDLLETAAEGLQACPESAAAETITIAHESPTGDIPPIFLDSGDPQISSAQLAQMQRLMDEVAGKQNVRLSFIGYSDNQRMERREAMVYGDDVGLSAARAEKAMRAVQQHLDLSDEQVEFEGRGFVESRDVVETGFIHMDGARVEVQVLYDELAILAEADRLEIERIQREAAAYNPYALNLMRITVDGAPEYDPHKNSADLQRCTDVALQSANIQFRFDNQAMQPRLNVTAFPSTIRYADDPATEIADSRVQFKRYTNYPSFITRAEVRIFEEDQSLRDEPLVVVTLDQNGEGSWDADFESYQAPLKKLQYVLRVYDWKQRFDETRPQTLWLVDNFEPRLQEATTEQELLVGYGENRLAEQNIPVNGNAVLVNGTDIPTNHSVWLAGREVPVSNAGDFVAEEIFAKGLHTVEVAVLDDAGNGELFLRDLEFTRDDWFTVGIADLTVARDDTNGPAALVTGDETHYDNSASYDGRLAFYTSGSFGDGWRLAASADTEEGPVEDLFTNFMEKSPDALFRRLDSDLYYPTFGDDSTVVEDAPTSGKFYIKLENYDDYGLWGNFNASYTDNELAHIDRALYGANFHFETDDVTGFGDKRFQVDAFSAEPGTVAGRDEFRGTGGSLYYMRHQDILTGSERLRVEVRDKNSGIVLGVKNLTPVIDYDVDYIQGRILLNRPLSAIANDNLIVQDGSYNGNPQYLVARYEYTPGFDDLDTLAVGGRAHYWAGDHVKIGVSVSQQNEEDNESSLNGVDLTLRKTAGTWMKVEVAESQGNTLNSLSSLDGGYSFNPGGFDQGNTAQTPLDPDAKAGASKFEAAVQMGDFFEGMRGSASVYVQEREAGFAAPGQLATRETEQYGAAVSVPIGERFDIGLKTDTREQQQGLQTEATDVELGYRLSDRWRLAAAARADSRADLSPVVPLTQKQGERTDVAVQASYDSGADWSAFGFVQRTAELSGNRDENNRVGFGGAYRVSDRLTLDSELSGGDTGTAARLGTDFLVTDRTNLYLNYTLDNERTDTGVRARKGNLNSGFRSRFSDTTSIYGEERYTHGDVSTGLTHALGVDLAPSDQWNYGTSLEAGTLEDPRTGAETERRAMGASMGFNDGSLRLSSAVEYRVDNMQTLSGSGTEDDPQSVLENERKTWLLKNTLSFQLSPDWRLVGKLNYSDSESSQGQFYDGKFTEGVMGYAYRPVNNDRWNTLLKYTYFYNVPTRDQVLVTSGSSSSAIEFVQKSHIFSVDTNYDLTQRWTLGAKYAYRLGQLSMERENPEFFDSAASLYVLRADWHFVNKWDLLIEGRLLDLPDAGDRKSGALVALYRQMGRNFKAGIGYNFTDFSDDLTDLDYDSQGVFINMVGKF, from the coding sequence ATGTCCCGTCCCTCACAACTAAGACTGGCCATTTGCATGGCGGCGCTGGCGAGCTCTGTGGTTCTCGCACAAAGCCAGGAAGAACGTGCGGAAGAGCACCCGGCAGAAACCGCCTGGTGGCAGAAAATTCCCGGCCTGGCGCCACAGGTCGAGAGCCCTGCTGATTACACTGACAAGCCACTGGGCAGCAACACCGAGACCACCCTGATTCCCGCAGCGGGCCAGCTGTGGGTGCAGGATGCGGAAGCCTTTATCGATCCCGAGCAGCCGGTGCTGGAAAGCGATGTATTGCCACCGCTGTTGTATCAGACCTTGGAGGATGAAGTTGATCCGGAGCTGGTTGCCCAGCTGCAGGAAAAGCTTGCAGCGCTGCAGGATGCGCACGAACTGCAACTGATTTTCATCGGCCACACCGACAGTGATCCACTGGCCGATGACCCGCGGGAAGCCGTCGCCGATAAAACAGCATTTACCGAAGCCCGCGCGCAATACGTCGCCGAGTTTTTTCAGACCGCGCTGGAATTGCCGGAAGCCGCCGTTCTGTTTGAGGGGCGCGGAGACAGCGAACCACTGACAGAAAATATTACCCAGCAGGGGCGCACGCTGAATCGTCGGGTAGAGGTCAAGCTGCGCTACTTTGAGCTGGATCAGCTGGCGCGGGAAGCGCAGCGCCGTGCCGAGGCCGCGCAACTCAACCGGGTACAGGTGTGTCGCCAGGAAACCGTATGTCAGCTGCGCTATACCGCCGGTGCTGACAAGCGTGCGCGGCTCAAAAATCTCGTATCACCCCTACGGCTGCAGCCGGGGCAGGTAGACCTGCCTGCCGCCTTTGTGCGCCGGGTGCAGGAAGTACGTAATACGCTACTGGAAAAGCCCAATCTCACCATTCACTTTGTCGGCCATACCGATGGCAAGCCGCTGCCGGAGGGGCCGGCGGAACTCTACGACGACCAGATGGCGTTGTCCCGCGCGGAAGCGCGCCGGGTGGCACTGGCGGTAGCGGATCAGCTGAATCTGCCAGGCTATATGGTTACCAGCAGCGGCAAAGGCGCCAGCCAGCCGATTGCCGCCAATGACACCGCCAAGGGGCGCTCCCTCAACCGCCGTGTAGAGGTGGAGTTCTGGTACGACGACTTGCTGGAAACCGCGGCCGAGGGCCTGCAGGCCTGCCCGGAGTCCGCTGCCGCAGAAACCATTACCATTGCGCACGAGTCACCCACCGGCGATATCCCACCCATTTTCCTGGACAGCGGTGATCCGCAGATCTCCAGTGCGCAGCTTGCGCAGATGCAGCGCCTGATGGATGAAGTGGCGGGCAAGCAGAACGTACGTTTGAGCTTTATTGGCTACAGCGATAATCAGCGTATGGAGCGCCGCGAGGCCATGGTGTATGGCGATGATGTGGGCCTGTCTGCGGCGCGCGCGGAAAAAGCCATGCGCGCGGTACAGCAGCATCTGGACCTCAGCGACGAGCAGGTTGAGTTTGAAGGCCGCGGCTTTGTCGAGTCCAGGGATGTGGTAGAGACGGGCTTTATCCACATGGACGGTGCGCGGGTGGAGGTGCAGGTACTCTACGACGAACTCGCGATACTTGCGGAAGCAGATCGTCTGGAAATCGAACGCATCCAGCGGGAGGCGGCAGCCTATAACCCTTACGCCCTCAACCTGATGCGTATTACCGTGGACGGCGCGCCGGAATACGACCCGCACAAAAACTCGGCGGACCTGCAGCGCTGCACCGACGTGGCCCTGCAAAGTGCCAATATCCAGTTCCGCTTTGACAATCAGGCCATGCAGCCGCGCCTGAACGTAACCGCGTTTCCGAGCACCATCCGTTACGCCGATGACCCGGCCACGGAAATCGCCGACAGCCGGGTGCAGTTCAAACGCTACACCAATTACCCGTCGTTTATTACCCGCGCGGAAGTGCGCATCTTTGAAGAAGACCAGTCCCTGCGCGACGAGCCGCTGGTAGTGGTCACGCTGGACCAGAACGGTGAGGGCAGCTGGGACGCGGACTTCGAGTCCTACCAGGCACCGCTGAAAAAACTGCAGTACGTACTGCGCGTGTATGACTGGAAGCAGCGCTTCGACGAAACCCGGCCGCAGACCCTGTGGCTGGTAGACAATTTCGAACCACGGCTACAAGAAGCCACCACCGAGCAGGAACTGTTGGTGGGTTACGGGGAAAACCGTCTCGCCGAACAGAATATTCCTGTCAATGGCAATGCGGTGCTGGTGAACGGTACAGATATTCCCACCAATCACAGCGTGTGGCTGGCGGGGCGCGAAGTGCCGGTGAGCAACGCCGGCGATTTTGTTGCTGAGGAAATTTTTGCCAAGGGCCTGCACACCGTAGAGGTGGCAGTACTGGATGATGCGGGCAACGGCGAGCTGTTCCTGCGGGATCTGGAATTCACCCGCGACGACTGGTTTACCGTGGGTATTGCCGACCTTACCGTTGCCCGGGACGACACCAACGGCCCGGCCGCGCTGGTGACCGGGGACGAAACCCACTACGACAACTCCGCCAGTTACGACGGTCGTCTGGCCTTCTATACCAGCGGTAGCTTCGGCGATGGCTGGCGTCTTGCGGCCAGTGCGGATACAGAGGAGGGTCCGGTAGAGGACCTGTTCACCAATTTTATGGAGAAGAGCCCAGACGCCCTGTTTCGTCGTCTGGACAGCGATCTCTACTATCCCACCTTTGGCGATGACTCCACCGTGGTGGAGGACGCGCCCACCTCCGGCAAGTTCTACATCAAGCTGGAAAACTACGACGATTACGGCCTGTGGGGTAACTTCAACGCTTCCTACACCGATAACGAGCTGGCGCATATCGACCGCGCGCTCTACGGGGCCAATTTCCATTTTGAAACGGACGATGTCACCGGCTTTGGGGACAAGCGGTTCCAGGTTGATGCCTTTAGTGCGGAGCCGGGGACCGTTGCCGGTCGCGATGAATTCCGTGGAACCGGTGGTTCCCTCTACTACATGCGTCACCAGGATATTCTCACCGGCTCCGAGCGGCTGCGGGTAGAGGTGCGGGATAAAAATTCCGGCATCGTACTGGGGGTGAAAAACCTGACCCCGGTGATTGACTACGATGTGGATTACATTCAGGGCCGCATTCTGTTGAACCGCCCGCTCTCCGCCATCGCCAACGACAACCTGATCGTGCAGGACGGTTCTTATAACGGCAATCCACAATATCTGGTGGCCCGCTACGAATACACGCCGGGCTTTGATGACCTGGATACCCTGGCGGTGGGTGGCCGCGCGCATTACTGGGCCGGGGATCATGTGAAGATCGGGGTGAGCGTCAGCCAGCAGAATGAGGAAGATAACGAGTCCTCGCTGAACGGAGTGGATCTTACCCTGCGCAAAACCGCCGGCACCTGGATGAAAGTGGAAGTGGCGGAAAGCCAGGGCAACACCCTCAACAGCCTCTCGTCCCTCGACGGTGGTTACAGCTTCAATCCCGGTGGCTTTGATCAGGGCAATACGGCGCAAACGCCGCTGGATCCGGATGCCAAGGCCGGCGCCAGCAAATTCGAGGCCGCCGTGCAGATGGGGGATTTCTTCGAGGGCATGCGCGGCTCCGCTTCGGTTTACGTGCAAGAGCGTGAGGCCGGCTTCGCGGCGCCGGGGCAGCTGGCTACCCGCGAGACGGAGCAGTACGGTGCTGCCGTGAGCGTGCCCATTGGCGAGCGTTTCGATATTGGCCTCAAGACCGATACCCGTGAACAGCAGCAGGGGCTGCAGACCGAAGCCACCGATGTGGAACTGGGCTATCGCCTGAGCGACCGCTGGCGCCTCGCCGCCGCGGCCCGCGCAGATTCCCGCGCGGACCTGTCACCGGTGGTGCCGCTCACGCAAAAGCAGGGCGAGCGCACCGATGTGGCGGTGCAGGCCAGTTACGATTCCGGAGCCGACTGGAGCGCCTTCGGATTTGTGCAGCGCACGGCAGAGCTGTCCGGCAACCGGGATGAAAATAACCGGGTTGGTTTTGGTGGGGCTTACCGGGTGAGTGATCGCCTGACTCTCGACAGCGAGTTGTCCGGTGGTGACACCGGCACCGCGGCGCGCCTGGGTACCGATTTCCTGGTAACCGACCGCACCAATCTTTACCTGAATTACACCCTCGACAATGAGCGCACGGATACCGGGGTGCGGGCGCGCAAGGGTAACCTGAATAGTGGTTTCCGCAGCCGCTTCAGTGATACCACGAGTATTTACGGTGAGGAGCGCTACACCCACGGCGATGTGTCCACCGGCCTCACCCACGCCCTGGGTGTGGACCTGGCCCCCAGTGATCAATGGAATTACGGCACCAGCCTGGAAGCGGGCACGTTGGAAGATCCACGCACCGGTGCCGAAACCGAGCGCCGCGCCATGGGTGCCAGCATGGGCTTCAACGATGGCAGCCTGCGTCTGTCCAGCGCGGTGGAATACCGGGTGGACAATATGCAGACGCTTTCCGGTAGCGGCACCGAGGACGACCCGCAGAGCGTATTGGAAAACGAGCGCAAAACCTGGCTGTTAAAAAATACGCTCAGTTTCCAGCTCAGCCCGGACTGGCGTCTTGTGGGCAAACTGAATTACTCCGATAGCGAAAGTTCTCAGGGCCAATTTTACGATGGCAAATTCACCGAAGGTGTCATGGGTTACGCCTACCGCCCGGTGAACAATGATCGCTGGAACACATTGCTGAAATACACCTACTTCTACAACGTGCCAACCAGAGACCAGGTGCTGGTGACGTCAGGCAGTAGCAGCAGTGCCATTGAGTTTGTGCAGAAGAGCCATATCTTCTCGGTGGATACCAATTACGACCTGACCCAGCGCTGGACCCTGGGCGCGAAGTACGCCTATCGTCTGGGCCAGTTGAGTATGGAGCGGGAAAACCCGGAGTTTTTCGATAGTGCTGCCAGCCTGTATGTGCTGCGTGCCGACTGGCACTTCGTGAACAAATGGGACCTGCTGATCGAAGGGCGCCTGCTGGACCTGCCGGATGCCGGCGACCGCAAAAGCGGTGCCCTGGTGGCGCTGTATCGCCAGATGGGACGCAACTTCAAGGCGGGTATCGGCTACAACTTTACCGACTTCTCTGACGACCTGACCGACCTCGACTACGACAGCCAGGGCGTGTTCATCAATATGGTGGGTAAGTTCTAA